The proteins below come from a single Vidua chalybeata isolate OUT-0048 chromosome 1, bVidCha1 merged haplotype, whole genome shotgun sequence genomic window:
- the TRHR gene encoding thyrotropin-releasing hormone receptor yields the protein MENGTGDEQNQTGLPLSSQEIITAEYQVVTILLVLLICGLGIVGNVMVVLVVLRTKHMRTPTNCYLVSLAVADLMVLVAAGLPNITESLYRSWVYGYVGCLCITYLQYLGINASSFSIAAFTIERYIAICHPIKAQFLCTFSRAKKIIVFVWAFTSIYCMLWFFLLDLNTVAYKETTVVSCGYKVSRSYYSPIYMMDFGIFYVVPMVLATVLYGLIARILFLNPIPSDPKENSKTWRNDVAHQSKTVNSKMTSRSFNSTIASRRQVTKMLAVVVILFAFLWMPYRTLVVVNSFLSRPFQENWFLLFCRICIYLNSAINPVIYNLMSQKFRAAFRKLCNYQQKQEKKPASSSMALNYNVIKDSDHFSTELEDITNTYLSSAKLSIGDTCLSSKVTVNTFQAPQALSSLAE from the exons ATGGAGAATGGCACAGGAGACGAGCAGAACCAGACTGGGCTGCCACTATCAAGCCAGGAGATCATTACAGCTGAATACCAAGTGGTTACTATCCTCTTGGTCCTCCTCATCTGCGGGCTGGGCATCGTGGGCAACGTCATGGTAGTTTTGGTGGTCCTCAGAACCAAGCACATGAGAACTCCCACTAACTGCTATCTGGTGAGTCTGGCTGTGGCAGATCTCAtggtgctggtggctgcaggaCTACCCAATATCACAGAGAGCCTGTACAGATCCTGGGTGTACGGCTACGTCGGGTGTCTCTGCATCACTTATCTCCAGTACCTGGGAATCAACGCTTCTTCTTTTTCCATCGCTGCCTTCACCATTGAGAGGTACATAGCCATCTGCCACCCAATCAAAGCTCAATTCCTGTGCACTTTTTCAAGAGCCAAAAAGAtcattgtttttgtttgggcTTTCACCTCCATATACTGTATGCTCTGGTTTTTCTTGCTAGACCTTAATACAGTAGCCTACAAAGAGACTACTGTTGTGTCCTGTGGCTACAAGGTTTCCAGGAGCTATTACTCTCCTATCTACATGATGGACTTTGGTATATTTTATGTTGTGCCAATGGTACTGGCAACTGTCCTCTATGGCCTGATTGCTAGAATACTGTTCCTGAACCCCATCCCTTCAGACCCAAAAGAAAACTCTAAGACCTGGAGGAATGATGTGGCTCACCAAAGCAAGACTGTGAATTCCAAGATGACTAGCAGGAGTTTCAATAGCACTATTGCTTCTCGAAGGCAG GTTACCAAGATGCTGGCCGTGGTTGTGATCCTATTTGCATTCCTATGGATGCCCTACCGCACCCTGGTTGTTGTcaattcctttctttccagACCCTTCCAAGAAAACTGGTTCCTGCTATTTTGCAgaatctgtatttatttaaatagtgCCATCAATCCTGTAATTTATAATCTCATGTCCCAGAAATTCAGAGCAGCCTTCAGGAAACTGTGCAACTACCAGCAGAAACAGGAGAAGAAACCTGCCAGTTCCAGCATGGCCCTAAATTATAATGTCATCAAGGATTCTGATCATTTCAGCACTGAGCTAGAAGATATTACCAATACCTACCTGTCCTCTGCAAAACTGTCCATTGGTGATACGTGTTTGTCATCCAAGGTAACCGTTAATACATTTCA AGCTCCACAGGCACTTTCCAGCTTGGCAGAGTGA